The Aureimonas populi genome includes the window CGCGATATCGGCCGGGCGCAGTTCGTGCGTTGCTTCGAGGACGGCTGCTACGCCGAGGTCATTCTCGATCCTACGCTTCTCTCCACGCTTTCGGACGGCGAGCAGGCCACCTTCATCGTCTTTCAGACGCCGGAGCAGGGGATCGGCATCCCGGTCGACCTCGTCGGCTTCGGAGAGGGCTTCGCCGCCCTCCCCTGAACAGGCCTCCCGCCCCGTTCGTACCTGCCGCAAGGAGAGTGGAATGACCGCTTCGCTGATCGAACGCTTCGACATTTCGCGCGCCGAGATCGAGGCCCTGTTGGGCGACACGCTGCGCGGCGCGGACGACGGGGAGCTTTTCGTCGAATATCGGGAACAGGAGTCTCTCGTCTTCGACAATGGCCGCCTGAAGGCCGGAAACTTCTCGACCGATGGCGGCTTCGGGCTCCGGGCCGTGGCCGGCGAGGCGGTGGGCTTCGCCCATTCGGGCGAGCTTTCGCTGGCGGCGCTCAAGCGTGCGGCCAGTGTCGTATCGGCCGTGCGCGCCGGTCATCACGGCATCATGGCGGAAGCGCCGGCCGGCACCAACATGCGCCTCTACGGAGACGAGAACCCCATCCCCTCCCCGCCCTTCGAGACCAAGGTCCGTCTTCTGCAGGAGATCGACGCCTATCTGCGCGGCAAGGATGCCGAGGTGCGGCAGGTCTCCGTTTCGATCTCGGCCCTGTGGCAGGTGGTGGAGATCCTGCGGGCGGACGGGCGGCTGGTGCGCGACGTGCGCCCGCTGGTCCGGCTCAACGTTTCGGTGGTCGCCGGGCGTGGCGAGCGGCAGGAGTCGGGCTCGCAAGGCAGCGGCGGGCGCACGGGGCTCGCCGAATTCATGCAGGAGCGCAACTGGAAGGCGATCGCCGACGAGGCGCTCCGCCAGGCCAAGGTGAATCTCGAGGCCGTTCCCGCGCCGGCCGGCAGCTTCGACATCGTGCTCGGCTCCGGCTGGCCGGGCGTGATGCTGCACGAGGCGGTCGGCCACGGCCTGGAAGGCGATTTCAACCGCAAGAAGACCTCGGCCTTTGCCGGGCTGATGGGCCAGCAGGTCGCCGCCAGGGGCGTGACCGTGGTGGACGACGGCACCATCGCGGAACGGCGCGGCTCGCTCTCGGTGGACGACGAGGGAACGCCCACGGCCCGCAATGTGCTGATCGAGGACGGAAAGCTCGTCGGCTACATGCAGGATCGGCAGAACGCCCGCCTCATGGGCGTGGCCGCCACGGGCAACGGGCGGCGTGAATCCTACTCCCACGCCCCCATGCCCCGCATGACGAACACGATGATGCTCGCCGGCGACAGGACGCCGGCCGAGATCATCGCCTCAGTGAAGGACGGAATCTACGCCGTGTCCTTCGGCGGCGGGCAGGTGGACATCACCTCCGGCAAGTTCGTCTTCGGCTGCACGGAGGCCTACCGCATTCGCGGCGGCCTCGTGCAGGAGCCGATCAAGGGCGCCATGCTGATCGGCAACGGGCCCGAGGCGATGCATCGCGTGTCCATGATCGGCAACGACCTGGCGCTCGACATGGGGGTCGGCATGTGCGGCAAGGCCGGCCAGAGCGTGCCGGTCGGCGTCGGCCAGCCGCATC containing:
- the tldD gene encoding metalloprotease TldD; translation: MTASLIERFDISRAEIEALLGDTLRGADDGELFVEYREQESLVFDNGRLKAGNFSTDGGFGLRAVAGEAVGFAHSGELSLAALKRAASVVSAVRAGHHGIMAEAPAGTNMRLYGDENPIPSPPFETKVRLLQEIDAYLRGKDAEVRQVSVSISALWQVVEILRADGRLVRDVRPLVRLNVSVVAGRGERQESGSQGSGGRTGLAEFMQERNWKAIADEALRQAKVNLEAVPAPAGSFDIVLGSGWPGVMLHEAVGHGLEGDFNRKKTSAFAGLMGQQVAARGVTVVDDGTIAERRGSLSVDDEGTPTARNVLIEDGKLVGYMQDRQNARLMGVAATGNGRRESYSHAPMPRMTNTMMLAGDRTPAEIIASVKDGIYAVSFGGGQVDITSGKFVFGCTEAYRIRGGLVQEPIKGAMLIGNGPEAMHRVSMIGNDLALDMGVGMCGKAGQSVPVGVGQPHLRMDAVTVGGTQA